From one Alicyclobacillus acidocaldarius subsp. acidocaldarius Tc-4-1 genomic stretch:
- a CDS encoding ISLre2-like element ISAlac1 family transposase: MLDIRDGAAGFLPLWMNLLWLSEHPCDFAILEERLMRSFGEFMREMVPRLLEAWDEKLAAERDRNEWELIQRKPRTVVSTLGEITYRRRYYRNRKTGERRFLLDEVAGFEPRRRLSGKLRDQAVALALDVSYRRAAEILQTWVPDISAMAIWQEVQRLGGEKRVRAELEREKVFEQGDAPGGRRKAETLFVEADGVYVRGRREEDGQSHFELKVAVAYEGKQEQGRERRALMNRQVVAGTEEAERFWEEAVSSFGRVWDWASVKRCWLGADGAEWAKKGVGMLPGARYRLDPFHLRQAMVAALGRETQAYRKVWDAVRTEEWSRVEKVLTKMEKQSEGAKKQRISKLKSYMEKNWQGIVGDDDVVSLGAIEGQVFHHVARRMKRHGARWSKPGADALVRLIATRANHEPLRANTPSRSEMQAEVPVKTKPVNEAEIARRVEEAATWLEKHMPALVGPHADRPWVKYVLRELARVSATVA; this comes from the coding sequence ATGTTGGATATTCGTGATGGCGCGGCGGGTTTCCTGCCGCTGTGGATGAATCTGTTGTGGTTGTCTGAGCATCCGTGCGACTTCGCGATTCTTGAAGAGAGGCTCATGAGGTCCTTCGGCGAATTCATGAGGGAAATGGTTCCGCGCTTGCTCGAAGCGTGGGACGAGAAGCTGGCGGCGGAGCGTGACCGAAATGAGTGGGAACTTATTCAGCGTAAACCACGGACGGTCGTGTCCACCCTGGGAGAGATCACGTATCGTCGGCGTTACTACCGCAATCGAAAGACGGGCGAACGTCGCTTCCTGTTGGATGAGGTAGCAGGGTTCGAACCCCGTCGTCGATTGAGCGGGAAGTTAAGAGACCAAGCTGTGGCGTTGGCTTTAGATGTGTCGTACCGGCGCGCGGCAGAGATTCTACAGACTTGGGTGCCGGACATCAGCGCGATGGCGATTTGGCAAGAAGTGCAAAGGCTCGGAGGGGAGAAGCGCGTCCGAGCGGAGCTGGAGCGGGAGAAGGTGTTCGAACAAGGAGACGCTCCGGGAGGGAGACGCAAAGCCGAGACACTCTTCGTGGAAGCGGATGGCGTGTATGTCCGAGGGCGCAGGGAGGAAGATGGCCAGTCACACTTCGAATTGAAGGTGGCCGTGGCGTATGAAGGCAAGCAGGAACAAGGGCGGGAACGGCGCGCCCTGATGAATCGACAGGTGGTCGCGGGGACTGAGGAAGCTGAACGCTTCTGGGAGGAAGCGGTGTCCTCTTTTGGGCGCGTGTGGGATTGGGCCAGCGTGAAACGATGTTGGCTCGGCGCGGACGGGGCGGAATGGGCGAAGAAGGGCGTCGGAATGCTCCCTGGGGCTCGATATCGATTGGATCCCTTTCACCTGCGGCAGGCGATGGTTGCGGCCTTGGGACGGGAGACGCAGGCCTACCGGAAGGTATGGGATGCGGTGAGAACCGAGGAGTGGTCGCGGGTAGAAAAGGTGCTGACGAAGATGGAGAAGCAAAGCGAAGGGGCGAAGAAGCAGCGTATCTCGAAGCTGAAATCATACATGGAGAAGAATTGGCAAGGCATTGTGGGCGATGATGATGTGGTGAGTCTGGGTGCAATTGAGGGCCAGGTGTTCCACCACGTGGCGCGACGGATGAAGCGCCATGGGGCACGTTGGAGCAAGCCAGGGGCGGATGCGTTAGTGCGGCTGATTGCAACGCGCGCCAATCACGAGCCTCTGCGGGCCAACACGCCTTCTCGTTCGGAAATGCAGGCGGAAGTGCCGGTGAAGACAAAGCCAGTGAACGAGGCGGAAATCGCGAGACGGGTCGAAGAAGCGGCGACTTGGCTGGAAAAACACATGCCAGCATTGGTCGGTCCGCATGCGGACCGACCATGGGTGAAGTACGTGCTTCGTGAGCTCGCCAGAGTTTCAGCCACGGTTGCCTGA
- a CDS encoding NADH:flavin oxidoreductase/NADH oxidase, which yields MAHLFTPYAIRNLELKNRIVMAPMCQYSVTAKDGKPNDWHFTHYTSRAVGGVGLIIVEMTDVEPDGRITDYDLGLWSDAHIPPFQRIVDACHAHGAKIGIQIAHAGRKAEDAPVPVAPSPIRFDGPQYKTPRELSTDEVKQMVEKFAAAARRAVKAGFDVIELHGAHGYLIHQFHSPLTNRRKDAYGEDLARFGVEVIQAVKAEMPSGMPLFVRVSAVEYADGGYDLDHAIEICRRYRDAGADVIHVSSGGEGPPGARRPGNFPGFQVPYARRIKDALQVPVIAVGMLDHPALAESIVANGDADLVAIARGLLRDPYWPIHAALSLGEKPQVPVQYQRAF from the coding sequence ATGGCTCACCTATTCACGCCGTATGCCATTCGGAACCTCGAGTTGAAAAACCGCATTGTGATGGCGCCCATGTGCCAGTACTCCGTGACGGCCAAGGATGGCAAGCCGAACGACTGGCATTTCACGCACTACACGAGCCGAGCGGTAGGCGGTGTCGGACTCATCATCGTCGAGATGACCGACGTGGAGCCGGACGGACGCATCACCGATTACGATCTCGGCCTGTGGTCGGACGCTCACATCCCGCCCTTTCAGCGCATCGTCGACGCGTGTCACGCGCACGGGGCGAAGATCGGCATCCAGATTGCACACGCCGGCCGGAAGGCGGAGGATGCGCCCGTGCCGGTGGCGCCGTCTCCCATCCGCTTCGACGGGCCGCAGTACAAGACGCCGCGCGAACTTTCGACCGATGAAGTCAAGCAGATGGTGGAGAAGTTCGCCGCGGCCGCGCGCAGGGCGGTGAAGGCCGGATTCGACGTCATCGAACTGCACGGCGCGCACGGATATCTCATCCACCAGTTCCACTCGCCGCTCACCAATCGCCGCAAGGACGCTTATGGAGAGGATCTGGCGCGGTTCGGCGTCGAAGTCATTCAGGCCGTCAAGGCTGAGATGCCTTCGGGCATGCCGCTCTTCGTGCGCGTATCGGCCGTCGAATACGCGGACGGGGGCTACGACCTCGATCACGCCATCGAAATCTGCAGGCGATATCGAGACGCGGGAGCCGACGTCATTCACGTGTCCAGCGGCGGAGAAGGGCCTCCCGGCGCACGCCGCCCCGGGAACTTTCCGGGCTTCCAGGTGCCTTACGCGCGGCGCATCAAAGACGCGCTTCAGGTTCCCGTCATCGCCGTGGGGATGCTCGATCACCCTGCGCTGGCCGAGTCGATCGTCGCCAACGGAGACGCGGATCTCGTCGCCATTGCGCGCGGACTGTTGCGCGATCCGTACTGGCCCATTCACGCGGCCCTTTCGCTCGGCGAGAAGCCGCAGGTCCCGGTTCAGTATCAGCGCGCATTTTGA
- a CDS encoding sensor histidine kinase: MFRKTALRLVLLYTLVFAGILLLFSAVVYAFTDHRVRADEFATMSAAAANLRACRDEQILPGDHDDGEAPPLHRGHAPDPRSDGDRLLAEVDETREQHLVYVLLAGARVVSQTPAGSLTASEAAMVARDGLSDRPREVSVAGVPYLGMKVELPRPVRVGDAPADAAIILYNRAQDVAFLRELLTILSVSGGLFAVASAGAGFMLASRALRPIRRSFEEQRRFVANASHELRTPLAVMRLQIDRMFRHPGETILEMSEVVASLDRETSRLQRLVNHLLALAKADEGAAVLHFRPVDLAALAREAALRFAPLAEEKGVELRVVARDTPAVADPDRLVELLSILIDNAIAFTPSGGWVEIDSYASANAVVLAVRDTGQGIPSEHLPRVFDRFYQADPSRASRGAGLGLSIAKWIAEAHGGQIRIFSPGSHGRGTEVEVRLPQRPSAEPRKGRFARMLFMCYKKNSS; this comes from the coding sequence GTGTTTCGCAAGACTGCCCTGCGCCTCGTGCTCCTTTACACCCTCGTATTTGCAGGCATCCTCCTCTTGTTCAGCGCCGTCGTCTACGCGTTCACCGATCACCGCGTGCGCGCGGACGAGTTCGCCACGATGAGCGCTGCCGCAGCCAACCTGCGCGCGTGTCGAGACGAACAGATCCTGCCGGGCGATCACGACGACGGCGAGGCTCCGCCGCTTCATCGAGGCCATGCGCCCGATCCGCGATCCGACGGAGATCGATTGCTCGCGGAAGTGGACGAGACCCGCGAACAACACCTCGTGTACGTGTTGCTCGCGGGGGCGCGGGTCGTGTCCCAGACGCCGGCCGGCAGCCTTACGGCGTCCGAAGCGGCCATGGTGGCTAGGGATGGGCTCAGCGACAGGCCGCGCGAGGTGAGTGTGGCGGGTGTGCCGTATCTGGGGATGAAAGTGGAACTGCCTCGGCCGGTTCGAGTCGGCGATGCGCCGGCGGATGCGGCCATCATCCTCTACAACCGGGCCCAGGATGTCGCTTTCTTGCGCGAGCTCTTGACCATCCTGAGTGTCTCGGGCGGTTTGTTCGCCGTGGCGTCGGCTGGCGCTGGCTTCATGCTTGCCTCTCGCGCACTTCGCCCCATTCGCCGCAGCTTCGAAGAACAGCGGCGGTTCGTCGCCAATGCGTCCCATGAGCTTCGGACGCCGCTGGCCGTGATGCGGCTGCAGATCGACCGCATGTTTCGCCATCCGGGCGAGACCATCTTGGAGATGAGCGAGGTCGTCGCCTCGCTAGATCGAGAGACAAGCCGTCTGCAGAGGCTGGTCAACCATCTGCTCGCGCTCGCCAAGGCCGACGAAGGCGCGGCGGTGTTGCATTTTAGGCCGGTCGATCTCGCTGCCCTCGCGCGGGAAGCCGCGCTCAGGTTCGCGCCGCTTGCCGAGGAGAAGGGCGTCGAATTGCGCGTCGTGGCGCGCGACACGCCGGCCGTGGCAGACCCGGATCGGCTCGTGGAGCTCCTCAGCATCTTGATCGACAACGCCATCGCGTTCACGCCCTCCGGCGGTTGGGTGGAGATCGACAGCTACGCATCCGCAAACGCCGTGGTGCTCGCCGTCAGGGACACGGGTCAAGGCATTCCTTCGGAACATCTGCCCCGCGTGTTCGACCGCTTTTACCAGGCCGATCCGTCCCGCGCCTCGCGCGGGGCGGGACTCGGCTTGTCCATTGCGAAGTGGATTGCCGAGGCCCACGGGGGGCAAATCCGCATTTTTAGCCCAGGCTCGCACGGCAGAGGGACGGAGGTCGAAGTGCGCCTGCCCCAGCGCCCTTCCGCAGAGCCCCGGAAGGGCCGTTTTGCCCGGATGCTCTTCATGTGCTATAAAAAGAATAGTTCTTAA
- a CDS encoding response regulator transcription factor — protein sequence MRILLVEDDRGLSQALAELLREESFQVDVAYDGEEGLYLAETAVYDALVVDVMLPGLSGYDLVRTLRDKRVHVPVLFLTALGDVDHRVQGLNAGGDDYLPKPFATEEFLARLRALLRRNRELGTDLTLRSGSLVLDPLARRAAFGDEPLKLSDKEFDLLEYLLSHRGQILTRERIFNRVWGIHSDVMDTTVDLYVHYLRKKLQPFGYDTAIRTVRNVGYMWSDA from the coding sequence ATGCGTATTCTTCTCGTCGAAGACGACAGGGGGCTAAGTCAGGCCCTTGCAGAACTCCTGCGAGAGGAGTCGTTTCAAGTTGATGTGGCGTATGACGGCGAGGAGGGCCTCTACCTCGCCGAGACGGCGGTGTACGACGCGCTCGTTGTCGACGTCATGCTGCCTGGCCTGTCGGGTTACGATCTCGTCCGCACCTTGAGGGACAAGCGCGTGCACGTGCCTGTTCTGTTTCTCACCGCCCTGGGCGACGTTGATCACCGCGTTCAAGGGCTGAACGCCGGCGGGGACGACTACCTGCCGAAGCCGTTTGCCACTGAGGAGTTTCTTGCCCGGCTGCGCGCCTTGTTGCGCCGCAACCGGGAATTAGGGACCGACCTGACGCTTCGGTCAGGTTCCCTGGTTTTGGATCCCCTCGCCCGGCGTGCGGCATTTGGGGACGAGCCCCTCAAGCTCAGCGACAAGGAGTTCGATCTCCTCGAATACCTGCTCAGCCATCGCGGACAAATTCTCACGCGCGAGCGGATCTTCAACCGCGTGTGGGGCATCCATTCGGACGTGATGGACACGACCGTGGATCTGTATGTCCATTATCTGCGCAAGAAACTTCAGCCGTTCGGCTACGATACAGCGATTCGCACGGTGCGCAACGTCGGATACATGTGGAGTGACGCGTGA
- a CDS encoding DUF2231 domain-containing protein, which produces MLGLEHLLPSTIHPMVVHFTIAVAYLAGAAGLAGAVRQTPFWSRAFLYLLLLGILATASAAVAGVVSESYLSRIPEQVAPMLHTHKEDGLWTGVFQVMAAALQLARGTRRGRVSWAAAAAAILACVFVTLAGHLGGTMVYQYGLGVKA; this is translated from the coding sequence TTGTTGGGGCTCGAACATCTACTCCCAAGCACCATTCATCCCATGGTGGTGCATTTCACCATCGCTGTCGCATATCTCGCCGGGGCCGCCGGGCTCGCCGGCGCCGTCCGCCAGACGCCGTTTTGGTCCCGCGCCTTCCTGTATCTTCTTCTCCTCGGCATTCTGGCCACCGCTTCGGCGGCCGTCGCCGGCGTCGTGAGCGAGTCGTATCTCTCGAGGATTCCCGAACAGGTCGCTCCCATGCTGCATACGCACAAGGAGGACGGGTTGTGGACGGGCGTCTTCCAGGTGATGGCCGCGGCGCTTCAACTCGCACGAGGGACGAGGCGCGGCCGCGTGTCGTGGGCAGCGGCGGCCGCAGCCATTCTCGCGTGCGTCTTCGTCACGTTGGCAGGCCACCTCGGTGGCACGATGGTGTACCAATACGGGCTCGGAGTCAAGGCCTGA
- a CDS encoding GNAT family N-acetyltransferase: MATEWVIARLGEAERAAWVSVVESVGWRLDPAEIDLLFAAGGAWGAYVDGHLAGVASVYRYGQRLAWLGNVAVLPDVQRRGIGSKLIDHVLRQFEGAAGAVPVGLVARKELAPLYARFGFRPVGEVVRLGTNRVLVHHLPQEPLGVEGQGDAWLEDVRRLDEHAFGADRSELLQRVMRAADKVIAVCDDAGKAQGMGVALPSETGMRVGPILAQNDIMALNLMHLLAEGVEGPVVMDVPAERASFLHRLRKLGFEDQSSSVIMLRGAPRLPGHRQYLYALMRPAFG, encoded by the coding sequence ATGGCAACGGAATGGGTGATTGCTCGCCTGGGCGAAGCGGAACGCGCTGCATGGGTGAGCGTGGTGGAATCGGTAGGCTGGCGGTTGGATCCCGCCGAGATCGACCTCTTGTTTGCCGCTGGCGGGGCGTGGGGCGCCTACGTGGACGGCCACCTCGCAGGCGTCGCGAGCGTGTATCGATACGGACAGCGCCTCGCGTGGCTCGGGAACGTGGCAGTTTTGCCGGACGTTCAGCGCAGAGGCATCGGCAGCAAACTGATCGATCACGTCCTTCGCCAGTTTGAGGGAGCCGCGGGAGCCGTGCCGGTTGGGCTGGTGGCCCGAAAGGAACTTGCGCCGCTATACGCCCGGTTCGGTTTCCGCCCGGTTGGAGAGGTTGTGCGGCTCGGGACAAACCGGGTGCTCGTCCACCACTTGCCCCAGGAGCCGCTCGGGGTGGAAGGGCAGGGCGACGCGTGGTTGGAGGACGTGCGCCGCCTAGATGAGCACGCCTTCGGAGCCGACCGCTCGGAACTTCTCCAGCGCGTGATGCGCGCGGCGGACAAGGTCATCGCGGTTTGCGACGACGCTGGAAAAGCTCAGGGCATGGGTGTGGCGCTTCCGTCGGAAACCGGGATGAGGGTGGGCCCCATCCTGGCGCAAAACGACATCATGGCGCTGAACCTCATGCACCTGTTGGCGGAAGGCGTGGAGGGGCCCGTCGTGATGGATGTGCCGGCCGAACGGGCTTCCTTCCTGCATCGGCTGCGCAAGCTCGGTTTTGAGGACCAGTCTTCCTCGGTCATCATGCTGCGCGGCGCGCCCAGGCTTCCCGGCCATCGACAATATCTATACGCCCTAATGCGGCCTGCGTTCGGATGA
- a CDS encoding arginase family protein: MLSRNPGVTVLHLDESLSVQSLPLPPEHEIVHLDDIPGTHGMCDPFAARAIERRLERRTYRGVTLIGSGTYHYVTYFLLRECQEPFALVLFDHHTDCAAEPPLLSCGNWVRRALFRIRKLRRAVIVGARDEGQLRDLGRRHGDVTLLDEDALSRLSAPRRLSERILEAVGPYPVYISIDKDVLSPADAATDWDGGSMRLPTLLYALVSLRRHRRILGVDLCGEWPISPIGAVSAQSLREIQKNEAANRAILRALRSG; the protein is encoded by the coding sequence TTGTTGTCGCGAAACCCTGGCGTCACCGTCCTCCACCTGGACGAAAGCTTGTCCGTCCAGTCGCTCCCACTCCCGCCAGAGCACGAAATCGTGCATCTGGACGACATCCCTGGAACCCATGGCATGTGTGATCCGTTTGCGGCCCGCGCCATCGAGCGTCGCCTAGAACGGCGGACCTATCGCGGGGTGACGCTGATCGGCAGCGGCACCTACCACTATGTCACGTACTTCCTTCTCCGCGAATGCCAAGAGCCCTTCGCGCTCGTCTTGTTCGACCATCACACCGACTGCGCCGCCGAACCCCCACTTTTGTCCTGCGGAAACTGGGTCAGGCGCGCGCTCTTTCGAATACGAAAACTTCGCCGCGCGGTCATCGTGGGCGCCCGCGACGAAGGCCAGTTGCGCGATCTCGGCCGACGACATGGCGACGTCACCCTACTCGACGAAGATGCGCTGTCTCGGCTGTCCGCCCCGCGCAGGCTCTCGGAACGCATCCTGGAAGCCGTGGGCCCGTATCCGGTTTACATCAGCATCGACAAGGACGTCTTGAGCCCGGCTGACGCGGCGACCGACTGGGATGGCGGGAGCATGCGCCTCCCGACGCTTCTGTACGCACTCGTCTCCTTGCGACGCCATCGGCGCATCCTTGGCGTCGACCTGTGCGGAGAATGGCCCATCTCGCCCATCGGCGCCGTGAGCGCCCAATCCCTTCGGGAGATCCAGAAAAACGAGGCCGCCAACCGCGCCATTCTCCGCGCCTTGCGATCCGGCTGA
- a CDS encoding Nif3-like dinuclear metal center hexameric protein, with protein MTVTVADAMRAMDAIAPPHMAMEGDRIGLQIGDPARPVEKLVVTLEVTPAVADRVVVWGADMIVAHHALLFRPLSEIRWDKPRQAMVAKLVAHRIAFFAAHTNLDCAPGGVNDVIAERLGLVHPEVLDITGRDKLVKLVVFVPVSHVDAVRQALGDAGAGHIGAYSHCTFGAPGTGSFKPGPGTHPYIGEEGKLELVDEVRLETIAYERDLDRIVASMLEAHPYEEVAYDVYPLAVPGRPFGIGRVGALPEPMELESFVDQVRRAFHLPHLRYAGHPRARVQKVAVLGGAGSGYIPHALACGADVLVTADVSHHQAADAVHDGLAIVDVPHAALEAPVCEVVARRLRDALGSAVQIRVDVEGVDPWRFV; from the coding sequence ATGACCGTGACGGTTGCCGACGCGATGCGGGCGATGGATGCCATCGCGCCGCCGCACATGGCGATGGAGGGAGACCGCATCGGGCTTCAAATAGGCGATCCCGCCCGGCCCGTCGAAAAACTCGTGGTGACGCTCGAAGTGACGCCGGCCGTGGCGGATCGCGTTGTGGTATGGGGAGCGGATATGATCGTTGCGCACCATGCGCTTCTCTTTCGGCCGCTCTCCGAAATTCGGTGGGACAAGCCGCGCCAGGCGATGGTCGCGAAGCTCGTCGCGCATCGAATCGCCTTCTTCGCGGCGCACACCAACCTCGACTGCGCCCCCGGCGGCGTGAACGACGTGATCGCGGAGAGGCTGGGTCTCGTCCATCCCGAAGTGCTCGACATCACCGGGCGCGACAAACTGGTGAAGCTGGTGGTATTCGTGCCGGTGTCGCATGTGGACGCGGTTCGCCAGGCGCTCGGAGACGCCGGTGCAGGCCACATCGGCGCGTATTCGCACTGCACCTTCGGAGCGCCGGGGACGGGATCGTTCAAGCCAGGACCTGGCACCCACCCGTACATCGGCGAGGAGGGCAAGCTCGAGCTCGTGGATGAGGTGCGGCTGGAGACCATTGCCTACGAGCGCGATCTCGACCGCATCGTCGCGAGCATGCTGGAGGCGCATCCGTACGAGGAAGTGGCGTACGACGTCTACCCACTGGCAGTGCCGGGGCGTCCGTTCGGCATCGGGCGCGTGGGGGCACTGCCCGAACCGATGGAGCTTGAGTCCTTTGTGGATCAGGTGAGACGCGCCTTTCATCTGCCTCACCTTCGGTACGCGGGTCACCCGCGAGCGCGCGTACAAAAGGTCGCCGTGCTCGGAGGAGCTGGAAGTGGGTATATTCCGCATGCGCTGGCGTGTGGCGCTGATGTCCTCGTGACGGCGGACGTGTCGCACCATCAGGCGGCGGACGCCGTGCACGACGGGCTTGCGATCGTCGACGTGCCTCACGCGGCGCTCGAGGCGCCGGTATGCGAAGTGGTGGCCAGGAGGCTGCGCGATGCGCTGGGGTCGGCGGTGCAGATCCGCGTCGACGTCGAAGGCGTCGATCCTTGGCGCTTTGTGTGA
- a CDS encoding tRNA (adenine(22)-N(1))-methyltransferase, translating into MAMDLGPRLRAVAQLALPCETLADIGTDHAYLPLFALEAGMVHRAIATDVREGPLSRARAHLAARGLLPRVSLRLGDGLEPLQVGEADVIVSAGLGGRAQADMIERREDVARSARRLVFQPMGGGHVLRQTLYRLGFHLAAEVAVCEADKPYEIVAAEYRGGPDPAYAVALAALCDRGLRPDEAWEALWMVGPHLCQTNNPCLRRRIEGENSRTERAMARVVRAANATMHAAQREMLARRQKIWRALMEMWEEDGA; encoded by the coding sequence ATGGCCATGGATTTGGGCCCGCGCCTCAGGGCCGTGGCGCAGCTGGCGCTCCCTTGTGAAACCCTTGCCGACATCGGCACCGACCACGCTTATCTGCCTCTGTTTGCTCTGGAGGCCGGCATGGTCCATCGCGCCATCGCGACGGACGTGCGCGAAGGGCCGCTGTCCCGCGCTCGGGCTCACCTGGCTGCCCGTGGGCTTCTCCCGCGCGTATCCCTTCGCCTTGGGGACGGCCTCGAGCCGCTTCAAGTCGGGGAAGCCGACGTGATTGTGTCGGCGGGGCTCGGCGGGCGTGCACAGGCGGACATGATCGAACGGCGCGAAGATGTCGCCCGTTCGGCTCGCCGGCTGGTATTCCAGCCGATGGGGGGTGGCCACGTGCTGCGCCAGACGCTCTATCGCCTTGGGTTTCATCTCGCCGCGGAGGTGGCGGTCTGCGAAGCGGACAAGCCTTACGAGATTGTGGCCGCGGAATATCGGGGCGGGCCGGATCCTGCCTACGCAGTTGCACTTGCGGCGCTGTGCGATCGCGGCCTCCGGCCGGACGAAGCTTGGGAGGCGCTCTGGATGGTCGGGCCGCACCTCTGTCAAACGAATAATCCATGCCTGCGCCGCCGGATCGAAGGTGAGAACAGCCGGACGGAGCGGGCGATGGCGCGCGTCGTGCGCGCCGCAAACGCCACCATGCATGCGGCTCAGCGTGAGATGCTCGCCAGGCGGCAAAAGATCTGGCGTGCACTGATGGAGATGTGGGAGGAGGATGGCGCATGA
- a CDS encoding YdcF family protein: protein MTWFWMCLLACGVAVLGSLAFLFRFAERLKYEGRSQRPVPSDVGVVLGAYTNGFEPSHPLAARLRTAIALYRQGYIRAIIVSGGQGDNETVSEARSMKRFLVMNGIPPEVVHEEQMSTNTWENLYHSSAIMGHRGYRTAVIITSDYHLPRALAVARMMGMEATGCGAASTKGEFRAAVREVFAHIDYMLRGRQAPFWKGNLKA, encoded by the coding sequence TTGACCTGGTTCTGGATGTGCCTGTTGGCGTGTGGAGTGGCGGTCCTGGGCTCGCTCGCGTTTCTCTTTCGGTTTGCCGAGCGGTTGAAATACGAGGGCCGATCTCAACGGCCGGTACCAAGTGATGTAGGCGTGGTGCTCGGCGCATACACGAATGGCTTTGAACCGAGTCACCCGCTCGCGGCCCGGCTTCGGACGGCCATCGCGCTCTATCGCCAGGGCTACATCCGCGCCATTATCGTGAGCGGCGGCCAGGGAGACAATGAGACCGTCTCTGAGGCGCGGAGCATGAAGCGCTTCCTTGTCATGAACGGCATCCCGCCCGAGGTCGTGCACGAAGAGCAGATGTCCACCAACACGTGGGAGAACCTGTATCACAGCAGCGCCATCATGGGCCATCGGGGATATCGGACGGCGGTCATCATCACTTCGGATTATCATCTCCCGAGGGCGCTCGCCGTCGCCCGCATGATGGGGATGGAGGCGACCGGCTGCGGCGCCGCATCCACCAAGGGGGAGTTTCGTGCGGCCGTTCGCGAGGTGTTTGCGCACATCGATTATATGTTGCGGGGAAGACAGGCCCCGTTTTGGAAAGGTAATTTGAAAGCGTAA
- the rpoD gene encoding RNA polymerase sigma factor RpoD has protein sequence MAKTNDEIRDEDQGITLQEAKQQLIELGKKQGSLTYEEISDRLSAFDIDADAMDDFFEQLAELGIDVVNERDEGGGREDEDYDLDDLSVPPGVKISDPVRMYLKEIGRVPLLSAQEEIELAKRIEQGDEEAKQRLAEANLRLVVSIAKRYVGRGMLFLDLIQEGNLGLLKAVEKFDYRKGYKFSTYATWWIRQAITRAIADQARTIRIPVHMVETINKLIRVSRQLLQELGREPTPEEIAAEMDLTPEKVREIQKIAQEPVSLETPIGEEDDSHLGDFIPDDEAPAPADAAAYELLKEQLEDVLDTLTEREENVLRLRFGLDDGRTRTLEEVGKVFGVTRERIRQIEAKALRKLRHPSRSKRLKDFLE, from the coding sequence ATGGCGAAGACGAATGACGAAATCCGTGACGAGGATCAGGGTATCACCCTTCAGGAAGCCAAACAACAACTGATTGAGCTGGGCAAAAAGCAAGGCTCATTGACATATGAGGAGATCTCGGATCGGCTCAGCGCGTTCGACATAGACGCCGACGCGATGGACGACTTTTTCGAGCAGCTGGCGGAGCTTGGGATCGACGTCGTGAACGAGCGGGACGAGGGCGGCGGCCGCGAGGACGAAGATTACGATCTGGACGATCTCTCCGTTCCGCCTGGCGTCAAGATTTCCGATCCGGTGCGGATGTACCTGAAGGAGATCGGGCGGGTGCCGCTCTTGTCGGCCCAAGAGGAGATTGAGCTCGCGAAGCGCATCGAGCAGGGAGACGAAGAGGCGAAACAGCGCTTGGCGGAAGCCAACCTGCGCCTTGTCGTCAGCATCGCGAAGCGATACGTCGGGCGCGGCATGCTGTTTCTCGACCTGATCCAGGAGGGCAACCTGGGTTTGCTCAAGGCGGTCGAGAAATTTGACTACCGGAAGGGCTACAAGTTCAGCACCTACGCTACGTGGTGGATCCGGCAGGCCATCACGCGGGCCATCGCCGATCAGGCGCGGACCATCCGCATCCCGGTGCACATGGTGGAGACCATCAACAAGCTGATCCGCGTCTCTCGCCAACTCCTTCAGGAATTGGGGCGTGAGCCCACGCCGGAGGAGATTGCCGCGGAGATGGATCTGACGCCGGAGAAGGTGCGCGAGATTCAGAAGATCGCGCAGGAACCTGTGTCACTGGAAACTCCCATTGGCGAGGAGGACGACTCCCACCTCGGCGATTTCATCCCAGACGACGAGGCGCCCGCTCCAGCCGATGCGGCGGCTTACGAGCTCTTGAAGGAACAGTTGGAGGACGTGCTGGATACGCTCACGGAGCGCGAAGAAAACGTGTTGCGGTTGCGGTTCGGACTCGATGACGGCCGGACGCGAACGCTCGAAGAAGTCGGGAAGGTGTTTGGCGTGACGCGTGAGCGGATCCGCCAAATTGAGGCGAAGGCGCTGCGCAAGCTGCGCCATCCGAGCCGAAGCAAGCGGCTCAAGGACTTCCTCGAGTGA